A portion of the Callithrix jacchus isolate 240 chromosome 13, calJac240_pri, whole genome shotgun sequence genome contains these proteins:
- the RMP24 gene encoding UPF0711 protein C18orf21 homolog isoform X2, translating to MTPKIQKLLNREARNYTLSFKEAKIVKKFKDSKSVLLITCKTCNRTVKHHGKSRSFLATLKSSPTTPTSKLTLKTPERRTVDPNRDKSGSKGKSPALIFRTPTSGQSVSTSSSKSMSKTKKHFSQLKMLLSQNESQKNPKVDFRNFLSSLKGGP from the exons ATGACACCCAAAATACAGAAACTTCTTAATCGAGAAGCGAGAAACTATACACTCagttttaaagaagcaaaaattgTCAAAAAGTTCAAAGACTCCAAAAGTGTATTG TTGATCACTTGTAAAACATGCAACAGGACAGTGAAGCACCATGGTAAAAGCAGAAGCTTTCTAGCAACATTGAAGAGCAGTCCTACCACTCCTACAAGTAAACTCACCCTGAAAACACCAGAGAGAAGGACTGTAGACCCAAATCGTGATAAGTCTGGTTCCAAAGGCAAGAGTCCAGCATTGATTTTCAG aacACCTACATCTGGACAGTCAGTATCTACTTCCTCCTCAAAAAGTATgagtaaaacaaagaaacatttctCACAACTAAAAATGTTACTTAGTCAGAATGAATCCCAAAAGAATCCAAAGGTGGACTTCAGAAATTTCTTATCTTCTCTGAAGGGTGGACCTTGA
- the RMP24 gene encoding UPF0711 protein C18orf21 homolog isoform X1, which produces MRQKHYLEAAARGLHDSCPGQARYLLWAYTSSHDDKSTFEETCPYCFQLLLLDNSRVRLKPKAKMTPKIQKLLNREARNYTLSFKEAKIVKKFKDSKSVLLITCKTCNRTVKHHGKSRSFLATLKSSPTTPTSKLTLKTPERRTVDPNRDKSGSKGKSPALIFRTPTSGQSVSTSSSKSMSKTKKHFSQLKMLLSQNESQKNPKVDFRNFLSSLKGGP; this is translated from the exons ATGAGACAGAAACACTATCTTGAGGCTGCGGCGCGGGGACTGCACGACAGCTGCCCGGGTCAAGCCCGCTATCTCCT cTGGGCCTACACTTCGTCGCACG ATGATAAGAGCACTTTTGAAGAAACGTGTCCATACTGTTTCCAGTTGTTGCTTCTGGATAACTCTCGAGTGCGTCTCAAACCCAAAGCCAAGATGACACCCAAAATACAGAAACTTCTTAATCGAGAAGCGAGAAACTATACACTCagttttaaagaagcaaaaattgTCAAAAAGTTCAAAGACTCCAAAAGTGTATTG TTGATCACTTGTAAAACATGCAACAGGACAGTGAAGCACCATGGTAAAAGCAGAAGCTTTCTAGCAACATTGAAGAGCAGTCCTACCACTCCTACAAGTAAACTCACCCTGAAAACACCAGAGAGAAGGACTGTAGACCCAAATCGTGATAAGTCTGGTTCCAAAGGCAAGAGTCCAGCATTGATTTTCAG aacACCTACATCTGGACAGTCAGTATCTACTTCCTCCTCAAAAAGTATgagtaaaacaaagaaacatttctCACAACTAAAAATGTTACTTAGTCAGAATGAATCCCAAAAGAATCCAAAGGTGGACTTCAGAAATTTCTTATCTTCTCTGAAGGGTGGACCTTGA